From one Marmota flaviventris isolate mMarFla1 chromosome 1, mMarFla1.hap1, whole genome shotgun sequence genomic stretch:
- the Fem1a gene encoding protein fem-1 homolog A produces the protein MDLHTAVYNAAHDGKLQLLQKLLSGRSREELDELMGEVACGGTPLLIAARYGHLDVVEYLVDRCGASVEAGGSVHFDGETIEGAPPLWAASAAGHLDVVRSLLRRGASVNRTTRTNSTPLRAACFDGHLEVVRYLVGEHQADLEVANRHGHTCLMISCYKGHREIARYLLEQGAQVNRRSAKGNTALHDCAESGSLEILQLLLGCNARMERDGYGMTPLLAASVTGHTNIVEYLIQKQPGQPQAAGAGPPQEGSAPEEPLTYESCCPTSREAAIEALELLGATYVDKKRDLLGALKHWRRAMELRHQGGEYLPKPEPQQPVLAYDYSREVNSAQELEALITDPDEMRMQALLIRERILGPSHPDTSYYIRYRGAVYADSGNFERCIRLWKYALDMQQSNLEPLSPMTASSFLSFAELFSYMLQDRAAKGSLGTQIGFTDLMGVLSKGVREVERALQQPREPGDSAQFTKALAIILHLLYLMGKVETSPSQEHLKHQTVYRLLRCAPRGRNGFTPLHMAADKDTTNVGRYRVGTFPSLHVVKVLLDCGADPDSRDFDNNTPLHIAAQNNCPAIMNALVEAGAHMDATNAFKKTACELLDEGLLAKSTMQPFNYVTLQCLAARALDKNKIPYKGFIPEELEAFIQLH, from the coding sequence ATGGACCTCCACACCGCCGTGTACAATGCCGCCCATGACGGCAAGCTGCAGCTACTGCAGAAGCTGCTCAGCGGCCGGAGCCGGGAGGAGCTGGATGAGCTGATGGGCGAGGTGGCCTGCGGAGGGACGCCGCTGCTCATCGCCGCCCGCTACGGCCACCTGGACGTGGTGGAGTACCTGGTGGACCGCTGCGGCGCCAGCGTGGAGGCCGGCGGCTCGGTGCACTTCGACGGCGAGACCATCGAGGGCGCGCCGCCGCTGTGGGCCGCCTCGGCCGCCGGGCACCTGGACGTGGTGCGCAGCCTGCTGCGCCGCGGCGCCTCGGTGAACCGCACCACGCGCACCAACTCCACGCCGCTGCGCGCCGCCTGCTTCGACGGCCACCTGGAGGTGGTGCGCTACCTGGTGGGCGAGCACCAGGCCGACCTGGAGGTGGCCAACCGGCACGGGCACACGTGCCTCATGATCTCCTGCTACAAGGGCCACCGCGAGATCGCGCGCTACCTGCTGGAGCAGGGCGCCCAGGTGAACCGGCGCAGCGCCAAAGGCAACACGGCCCTGCACGACTGCGCCGAGTCCGGCAGCCTGGAGATCCTGCAGCTGCTGCTGGGCTGCAATGCGCGCATGGAGCGCGACGGCTACGGCATGACCCCGCTGCTGGCGGCCAGCGTGACGGGCCACACCAACATCGTGGAGTACCTCATCCAGAAGCAGCCGGGCCAGCCGCAGGCGGCCGGCGCAGGGCCTCCCCAGGAGGGCTCCGCCCCAGAGGAGCCCCTCACCTACGAGAGCTGCTGCCCCACCAGCCGGGAAGCTGCCATAGAAGCCCTGGAGCTGCTAGGAGCCACGTATGTGGATAAGAAGCGAGATCTGCTGGGGGCCCTTAAGCACTGGAGACGCGCCATGGAGCTGCGGCACCAGGGCGGCGAGTATTTGCCCAAACCCGAGCCCCAGCAGCCGGTCTTGGCCTACGACTATTCCAGGGAGGTGAACAGCGCCCAGGAACTGGAAGCGCTGATCACGGACCCGGATGAGATGCGCATGCAGGCGCTGTTGATCCGGGAGCGCATCCTGGGCCCCTCGCACCCCGACACCTCCTACTACATCCGGTACCGGGGCGCTGTGTACGCCGACTCGGGCAACTTCGAGCGCTGCATCCGCCTGTGGAAGTACGCCCTGGACATGCAGCAGAGCAACCTGGAGCCCCTGAGCCCCATGACAGCCAGCAGCTTCCTCTCCTTTGCCGAACTCTTCTCCTACATGCTGCAGGACCGCGCCgccaagggcagcctgggcacgCAGATCGGCTTCACAGACCTCATGGGCGTGCTCAGCAAAGGCGTCCGGGAAGTGGAGCGGGCCCTGCAGCAGCCCAGGGAGCCCGGGGACTCGGCGCAGTTCACCAAGGCGCTGGCCATCATCCTGCACCTGCTCTACCTGATGGGCAAGGTGGAGACCAGCCCCAGCCAGGAGCACCTGAAGCACCAGACGGTCTACCGGCTGCTCCGGTGCGCCCCCCGGGGCAGGAACGGCTTCACGCCCCTGCACATGGCCGCCGACAAGGACACCACCAACGTGGGCCGCTACCGCGTGGGCACCTTCCCCTCCCTGCACGTGGTCAAAGTGCTGCTGGACTGTGGGGCCGACCCGGACAGCAGGGACTTTGACAACAACACCCCGCTGCACATCGCGGCCCAGAACAACTGCCCGGCCATCATGAACGCCCTGGTGGAAGCCGGGGCCCACATGGACGCCACCAACGCCTTCAAGAAAACGGCCTGCGAGCTGCTGGACGAGGGGCTGCTGGCCAAGAGCACCATGCAGCCCTTCAACTACGTGACCCTGCAGTGCCTCGCGGCCCGCGCCCTGGACAAGAACAAGATCCCCTACAAGGGTTTCATCCCCGAGGAGCTGGAGGCCTTCATCCAGCTGCACTGA